The genomic region CGCTGTCGATGATCAGATAGGCGGTGTCGTTCTGGTGATAGAGCGTGACCTGCCCGATGCGGCCGGAGTACATGTCCTCGGCGACGTAGCGCTGACCACGCTCGTTGACGAGGATTCCGCGGACGGTCTGCTGGGGGTCGATCAGGAACGCCACCTCGGTGGCATCCATGTGGGCGAGGTCGGCGCCGAGCGCCTGAGCCATCCGGATGGACTGCCCGTCGTGCTGCTCGATCGACGCGGCGGGGCGCCCGGCGAGCCGAGGGGCGTACTGCATCACCATCGCGTCGTTGTAGGCGAAGCTGCCGGATGCCAGGACGACGCCGCGGCGCGCCCGGATGGCGAGCGGCTGGCCGTACCGATGGGCCATGAGCCCCACCACTCGCCCGTCGGCCTGCACGATCAACGACTCGGCCCTGACGTCGTAGGCGGCCCGCACCCCGAGCGACGCGGCGGTGTCGACGAGCGGCTTCATGAGCATGTAGCCGCCGCTGCGCTCTCCCGCCCGCTTGTCGGCCATCTGCGGGACGTGTCCGCGCGGAGCGGGCTGCGCAATGGTGTTGAACGGGAAGGCGTTCTCCCCGCCAGTGAACATCAAGCCCTGATCGCCCGGTGGCTCCCAGCCGGGTTCGCCCCAGAACTCTGGCTTGAAGGGGACGCCGCACTGGACCAGCCAGTCGAAGTGCTCGACGCTGCCCGCGCAGTAGTCGGCGATCCGGCGTTCGTCGGCTCCCGGCCCCATGGCGACATTGAGGAAGGCCTCCATGTTATGAGCCGAATCGTCGAAGCCGCAGGCCTTCTGGAGTGCGGTGCCGCCGCCGAGATAGATGAAACCGCCCGCCATCGCCGCGGCGCCGCCCCACCCGCCCGTGCGTTCGACGACGAGCACGTCGGCCCCGGCCGACGCGGCTTCGACCGCGGCCGCCGCGCCCGCGATGCCGTAACCGACGATCACGACGTCGGCCTCGAGGTCCCAGGTGTCGACGTCATCCGCCGACCTGGGGTAGACGTCGGAGTCCACAGCGTCTGCCGTCACGGTCGCATCGCCGCCGAAAGATCGCTGACCCATTCGTGGCCCCAGTAACTGTCGGCGGTGATTTCCTCAGCGGTGTAATGAGACTCGTCGACCCGCATGCCCTCGGTGCCGAACTCGATATCCCAGTCCCCGGGGGCGCGCACGTAGAACGACACCATCTTGTCGTTGGTGTGCCTGCCCAGGGTGGAGGACAGCTGGAAGCCGTCCTTGTTCACCCGGTCCAGGGCTTGGCCGACCGCGTCGAGGGAGTCCACCTCCACCATGAGGTGGATCAGGCCGGGGTCGCGCACTGTCGCCGCGGGACAGATCGCCAGGCTGTGATGGCGCTCGTTGATACCGAGGAACCGGACGCGCACCGGCCCGAACTCTGGCGGCGTCGGCACGCGGAAGGCGCCACGGGACCTGAATCCCAGCACCTCGGTGTAGAACTCGAACAGACCGGGGACATCGAGCGCTGGCAGCACCACGTGGCCGAGGCCCTGATCACCCGTCAGGAACCTGGCGCCGAACGGGGTGACGACGGGACTGTGGTCGAGCACAGGTCCGTGGAACACCTCAACCGCTGTGCCCGCCGGGTCGTCAAAGGCGATGACTGCCTCCACGCGCCGAGCGTCGGCCTCTGCCAGTGACAGCTCCTTGAACGGCACACCCGCGGCATCCAACGCGACCTTGACGCGCTGCAGGGCCGCGCCGTCGCGGACCTCCCAGCCCACGGACACGATCCTGTCGCTGTCGCCTGGCTGCACGACGATGCGCGCGGCGCGCTCGTCCATGCGTAGATACAGGGAGTCCTCGTCGGGGCCGGATCCCTGCGCGAAACCCAGGACGTCGAACGCGAAGCGACGCCAGCGGGGGATGTCGGTGGCTTGGACTTTGACGTAGCCCAGGCTCTTCAGCTCACTCATCGAATGTCCCTAGATCATCGCCCGCAGCGGACCCTGCGGATCGACGCCGAGCGCACTCAGCGCCGAGGCGTGGTAGACGGTTCCTGGCACGTGGATCGCGTGCGCCATACCGGCATGGGCGTCGCGCCAATACCGTTGCAGCGGTTTGTCCATGCGCAGTGCGTTACCTCCGGACCGGGCGAAGATCTGGTCCACCGCGGTCACCGCGCGCCAAACGGCCCGCACCTGTGAGCGGCGCACGGCGGCACGCTGTTCGAACGTGACCTCCGCTCCCGAGTCCACCAGGTCATAGACCATGTCGACGTTGCCGAGCAGCGCCTGGCGAGAGGCGTTGATCTCCGCGGCGGCCTCCCCGATCTCGTACATCACGTAGGGGTCGTCCTTGATGGCGGTGCCGCTGGCTCCGACGCGCTCGCGCTGGTAGTCCAGGTGAGCTGCGAGCGCGCCCTCGCAGATTCCGATGGTCGCCGAACTGATGCCAAGGGGGAACATCGTCGACCACGGCATCTTGTAGAGCGTCTTGGTCATGCCGGCCTCGATCTGGGCGCTACCGTCCATCACCTTGGTGCCGTCCATCGTGCGGTAGTCCGGTACGAACGCATCCTTGACGATGACGTCCTTGGAGCCCGTGCCGCGCAGCCCCACCACATCCCACGAATCCGGAACGATCTCGTAGTCCGAACGGGGCAGGATCATGTGCAGCATTGTCGGCGGCATCAGAGGTTTGCCGTCGTCGCCACCGAGCATCGCGCCCAGGATGATCCAGTCACAGGCGTCGGTACCGGAACTGAACTGCCAGCGGCCGTTGAAGACATAGCCGCCCTCGACGGGCCTGGCCACCCCCTGCGGGGCATAGGGCGAGGCCACCCACGTGTCGATGTCGTCGCCCCAGACCTCGTCGGCGACCCGGGGATCGGCGTAGGCCAACTGGTAGGGGTGCACCCCCACGACGCCGTTGATCCAGCCGGCCGCGGGATCCAGTGCCGCCGTGGCCATCACCGTCTCGGCGAACTCCCGGGGATGAACCTCGAGACCGCCGTGCGACTCCGGCTGCAGCAGGCGGATCGAACCGATCGCCTTCATGCTCTTGACGGTGGTGTCGGGGAGCTGGCCGAGCTTCTCGGCCTCCACCGCCTGTTCCTTGAACTGGTCGGCCAGTTCCATCACGCGGTCGAGTACGCGCTGGCTCATGCTGACGTCCTAACTGTGTGGGCTGAGGGAAGAGTTACTCGCACCAGGGATCGTCAGCCCGATCCGATCCCGGTGAGTGGACGGAAAATGTGGTCAGAACTCGATGTGTACATCGTCGCTGACGGGACGGGCCTGGCAGGCCAGAACCAGCCCTTCTGCTATGTCGGCGGGTTCGAGGATGTCGCACTCGGCCATCGCGACCCGGCCCGTCAACACCGTGGCGACACACGAGCCGCAGTGCCCCTCGCGACAGGAGTGCGGCACGTCGATTCCCGCGTCGAGCATGGTGTCCACGAGGCTACGGTCGCGCGGCCACGTCAACCGGTGCTGCGTGCCGTCCAGATCGACCTCGACAACCGCCGCTGTTTGCGTCGCGTGTGCATCGACATCTGCCATGTCGGTCAGTGTCGATGGGAGATGGGAGCCGCTGGAGGTCCGTGCCCGCTGTCCGGGATGCCGACACGGCGCCGTCCGGTCAACGGGAATCTGACGGGCCGAGGCCGATCCGTGGGCCTAGCTTGGCGGCTGTGAACGGTGACGGTGAAGTGGTTGACGCAGTGGTCGTGGGTGCCGGGTTCGCCGGCATATACGCCCTGCACAGGCTGCGCGCACAGGGTTTGTCAGTCCGCGTGTTCGAGGCCGCGCCGGAAGTCGGAGGCACCTGGTACTACAACCGCTACCCGGGCGCGCGGTGTGACGTGGAGAGTGTGGACTACTGCTACTCGTTCTCCTCCGAACTCGAGCAGGAGTGGGACTGGTCGGAGAAGTACGCGACTCAGGCCGAGATTCTGCGCTACCTGAACTGGGTCACCGACAAGCTGGACCTGCGCACCGGGATCACGTTCAACACCCGGGTCACCGCGGCGGTACTCGATGAGCAGTCGCTGCACTGGACGGTGCGCACCCACACCGGCGAGGCCGTCCGCGCCCGCTTCTGCATCATGGCCACCGGGCCGCTTTCGGCAGCTCTGACACCAGACTTCGATGGCCTGAACACGTTCACGGGCGACATCCACCACACCGCACACTGGCCGCATCACCCCGTCGACTTCACGGGTAAGCGCGTCGCCGTCATCGGTACAGGCTCATCGGGCATTCAATCGGTGCCGCTGATCGCCGAGCAGGCCGAGCAGCTCTACGTGTTCCAACGCACGCCCAACTACAGTGTGCCCGCTGGAAACCAGCCGCTGACCGACGACGACCGCATGCGGGTGAAGGCCGACTACGCCGAGCGTCGGCGGCTGTCCTGGCGCAGCGGCGGGGGCTCACCCCACATCGCGCATCCGAGGCTCACGATGGACGTGACCCCCGAGGAGCGTCGTGACGCGTTCGAGACGCGTTGGCAGCTCGGCGGCGTGCTGTTCTCCAAGACCTTCAGCGATCAGATGATCGACGCCGTCGCCAACGACGAGGCCCGCAAGTTCTATGAGCAGAAGGTGCGATCGATAATCGACGACCCCGATGTCGCCGAGCTGCTCATCCCCACCGATCATCCGATCGGCACCAAGCGAATCTGCACCGACACCAACTACTTTCAGACGTTCAATCGTCCCAACGTGAAGTTGATCAGTGTGCGCTCGACTCCCATCGAGTCGATCGACGCGACGGGGATCAACACATCCGACGCGCACTACGACGTCGACGCGATCGTGCTGGCCACGGGCTTCGACGCGATGACGGGCGCACTGGACAAGATCGACATCGTCGGGCGCGGTGGCCATCGGCTGCGAGATGACTGGGTCGACGGCCCCCGGACCTATCTTGGCCTCGGGGTGGACGGGTTTCCGAACATGTTCCTGGTCTCGGGCCCCGGCGCGCCTGCGGTGCTCGCCAACATGGTGCTGCACGCCGAGGCGCACGTGAACTGGATCGCCGACGCGATAGGTCACCTCGACGCGCACGGATACGGTGCGATCGAGGCCACCGTCGACGCCGTCGACGCCTGGATCGCCGAATGCAATCAACGTGCTGACGCGACGTTGTTCCCCAAGGCGAACTCCTGGTACCTGGGCGCCAACGTGCCTGGAAAGCCAAGGGTTTTCATGTTGTTCATCGGCGGCTTCGCGGTGTACCTCGACATCTGCCGCGATATCGCGGACGCAGGCTACAAGGGTTTCAGCCTGCTGAAGGTGTCCTAGATGTCGGGTCTGACGGACAAGGTCGTCGTCGTCACCGGCGCGGCCCAGGGGACCGGACGCGCCCACTGCGAGCGCTTCGCACAGGAGGGTGCCGACGTCATCGCTCTCGACACAGACACGGCGACCGCTGATCTCAGCGCCACCGCGGCGCTCGTCGAGCGGCACGGGCGGCGGTGTATCACGGCGACCGCCGACATCCGAGACGGCGACGAGATGACTGCGGCGATCGACCAAGGCGTCGAGGAACTCGGCAGGCTCGACGTCATCGTCGCCAATGCGGGCATCCACGCGACCGGTGCGCCGACGTGGGAGATCACGGAGGAGGCGTGGCACGGCACCCTGGACGTCAATCTCACCGGCACCTGGCACACGGTCAAGGCGGGTGTTCCCCACATCGGGGCTGAGGGCGGCTCGGTGGTGATCATCAGCTCGACGAACGGCCTGCGGGGTACCGCGAACAGTGCGCATTACACCGCGAGCAAGCACGCAGTCGTCGGGTTGGCCCGATCGCTGGCCAATGAACTGGGAGCACATCAGATTCGGGTCAACACAGTGCACCCCGGTGCGGTGGGCACCGCAATGGTGCTCAACGAGGCGACCTTTCGGCGACTCCGACCAGACCTCGAACGGCCGACCGCCGAGGACGCCGCCGAGGTCCTGCGTGCGCGCAATCTGTTGCCCGTGGCGTGGGTCGAGCCGGTCGACGTCGCCAACGCAGTGGTCTTCCTGGCGTCCGATGAGGCCCGCTACATCACGGGCACCCAACTGGTCGTCGACGCCGGCCTGACGCAGAGGACGACATGACGGGACGGCTCGCGGGAAAGGTCGCCCTGATCACCGGGGCCGCGCGCGGAATCGGCCGCGCACAGGCCGTGCGGTTCGCCCAGGAGGGCGCCGACATCGTCGCCCTCGACATCTGCGGCCCCGTCGACACGGTCGCGGTGCCCCCTGCCACCGCGGATGACCTCGCCGAAACGGCACGGCTGGTCCGCGCCGCCGGTGGTCGAGTGAGCACCGAGGTGGTCGACGTGCGCGACGCCGAGGGAATGCGCGACGCGGCAGACCGCGGCGCCGCACACTTCGGCGGCCTCGACATCGTCTGTGCCACGGCGGGCATCACCTCACGGGGTATGGCGACCGAGCTGCCCGAACGTGTCTGGCAGACGATGCTGGACGTCAACCTGACGGGAGTCTGGCGGACGTGCAAGGTCACGGCTCCGCACCTGATCGCGCGGGGCAGCGGCGCGATAGTCCTGGTGAGTTCGATCGCGGGCCTGCGCGGACTGGTCGGGGTGTCGCACTACACGGCGGCCAAACACGGTGTGGTCGGATTGATGCGCAGCCTGGCCAATGACATGGCGCCGCACGGAATTCGGGTCAACTCGGTACACCCCACCAACGTCGACACGCCGATGATCCAGAACGACGTCGTCAGCAGTGCATTCCGGCCCGATCTGGATCGCCCGCCGACCCGCGAGGAGTTCGCAGCGGCAGCAACGTCGATGAACATGCTCGACATCCCGTGGGTGGAACCGGTCGACGTGGCCAACGCCAGTCTGTTCCTGGCCTCAGATGAGGCCCGCTACGTCACCGCCGTCACGCTGCCCGTCGATGCGGGCAGCACACAACGATAGGAGAGTTCATGCCGGACGTCGCCAAGTACGGTCCCTGGGCGGTCATTGCAGGTGGGTCTGAGGGAGTGGGAGCCGAGTTCGCGCGCATGCTCGCTGAGGACGGCTTCAACCTGGTACTCATTGCGCGCAAGGAGGGCCCGCTCGAGGAGGTCGGCAGTCGGTGCCGTGAACTCGGCGCCGACGTGCGAATCATCTCGATGGACCTGCTGGAACCGACAGCCGTGTCTCGGATCGCCGCGGTCACTGCCGAACTCGAGGTCGGCCTCTTGATCTACAACGCCGGGGCGAGCACCTGCAACGAACCGTTTCTGGAAGCGAACCTCACCGACTTCCAAAAGGTCACCGATCTCAACGTGACTCGCATGCTCGAGCTGGTGCAGCACTACGGACGCTCAATGGTGGCGCGAGGCCGTGGCGGCATCATGCTCGTCGGATCACTGTCGGGATACATGGGCGCGGTCCGCCACTCGATCTATTCCGGCGCAAAGGCGTTCAGCAGGATGTTCGCCGAAAGCCTGTGGATCGAACTGCGCGACCAAGGCGTCGATGTCCTCGAATTGGTGCTCGGTGTCACCCGCACACCGGCGATGGAGCGCATCGGGCTGAACTTTGACGCGCCGGGCATGAACGTCAACGACCCGGCCGAGGTCGCGAGGGAGGGACTGGATCACCTCGCTCATGGCCCGGTGTACGTGGCGGGTGGCAACGCTTCGAGAGCCCTTGACAACAGCGCCCCCGAGCGCGCGCGAGTGGTCCTCAACGCGCATGAGGCCATCCGCGAACTCGTCAACCTGCGGAAGTAGCAATGAGGATCGGGCTGTCGACCCCGGTGGTGGTACAGGTCCCAGGCGTGTCGTCGGAATGGGAGCGCACCGCTACAGCCGATGACGTGGCCCAGATAGCGGCAGCGGCCGATGCGTGTGGACTGGAGTACCTAACATGCTCAGAGCACGTCGCCATCCCCAGCGGTGAGGCCGACAGCCGCGGCGCGGTCTACTGGGATCCGTTGGCCACACTGGGCTTCCTTGCCGCACGCACCCGGCGAATCCGCCTCGCCACGGCGGTGCTGGTGCTGGCCTATCACCACCCGATGGAGATCGCCAAGCGCTACGGGACACTTGACCGGATCAGCGGCGGGCGGCTCACGCTCGGCGTGGGAATCGGTTCTCTGAATGCGGAGTTCACACTGCTCGGAGCCCAATGGGACCGCCGTGCGGACCGCGCCGACGATGCGATTCGCGCGCTCCGGGCGTCGTTGTCGTCCGAGACGCCGCAGTATCACGGGCCGTTCTACTCCTATGACGGCATGACGGTGCTGCCACACGCGATGCAGCAGCACGTACCCATCTGGGTCGGCGGGCGAAGTGCTGGCTCACTTCGCCGAGCGGTACGGTTCGCCGACGGCTGGATGCCGTTCGGGCTCAAGGGTGACCAGATCAGGCGAATGCTCGCAGACGTCGATGTTCCCCAGGGCTTTGAGGTCGTGCTGTCGACCAGTGGTGCGCTAGATCCCGGTTGCGGCCCCGGCGCGACCGACGAGATCCTGCGCGAGCTATGTGATTCGGGTGCGACCGCGATCACCTGCAGCATCGCGGCCACCTCGGCCGCGCACTACTGCGATCAAGTCGTCGCGCTGGCGGCCATCGCCGACGCAGGCAGGGGAGGATCATGAACAGTGACCTGATAAGGCTCGAGTCACGACTGCGGCAGCTCGAGGACGAGCGATGCGTGCAACGGCTCATCGCCTCCTACGGGCCATACGTCGATGCGGCGGATGCGGACGGTGCCGCGGCGCTCTGGGCGGCCGACGGCAGCTACGACGTGGAGGGTTGGCACATGGACAGCGCCGACGACGTCCACGCCATGGTCAGTGCGACGTCGCACAGGGAACTCGTCGACTCGGGCTGCTGCCACTTCCTGGGACCCGCCGTGGTCACGGTGACCGGTGACACCGCCGTCGCGGTGTGTGAATCACTCGTGCTTCTTCGGCGTGAACAGCCGACTCCTGGAACGATACTCGGGCACGCCGCGTGGAACGGCTCGCCTGCCGAGTATCTTGTGTGGCGGGCGACGGCCAATCACTTCGAACTCACGCGCATCGACGAGGTCTGGCGGATCTCGAAGCGCACCAGTCGGCTGCTCAACGGGAATCCCGTGGCGCACGGGCTGCTCACCGCCGGGCTCGCAGGTGAGCGGACAGGGACAAACTGAGGGCCTCCAAAGTCTGGACGGAAGTAGATACATGGGTACTTACGCAGTGACCGGATCGGCGTCTGGGATGGGTCGGGCGGCAGCCGACAAGCTGAGGGCCGCAGGCCACACCGTCATCGGGGTAGATCTCCGAGACGCTGACGTCATCGCCGATCTGTCGACGCAGGAGGGCCGACGTGCCGCGGGCCGCGAAGTGCTCGCAGCGGCGGGCGAGTGCCTCGACGGCGCCGTGCTGGCGGCCGGAATCGGCCCCGCTCCGGGTCCGGACCAGGCGCGGCGGATCTTCGAGGTCAACTACCTCGGCGTCGTCGACCTACTCGACGTTCTGCGACCCGCGTTGGCGGCCGGCGGAAACGCCAAAGTCGTGGTGGTGGCCAGCAATTCGACGACGACGGTCCCGCTGGTGCCGAACCGAACGGTCCGGGCGCTGCTCGCCCACGATGCCGCCAGGGCCGTGCGCGCGCTGCGCTGGTACGGGCCCCTCGCGCCGTCGCTCGCCTATGCAGGCTCCAAGATCGCGGTATCGCGCTGGGTACGTCGGCAGGCGGTGACACCGCAGTGGGCCGGCGCCGGAATCCGGCTCAATGCACTCGCACCCGGCGCCATCCTCACCCCGTTGTTGGAGAAGCAGCTCGCGACACCGAGGGAGGCCAAGGCCATTCACGCCTTCCCGGTGCCCGTCGGAGGATTCGGCGACCCCGACCAGCTTGGCGACTGGATTCTGTTCATGCTGTCGGAATCCGCGGACTTCCTCTGCGGCAGCATCATTTTCGTCGACGGCGGGTCGGACGCGTACCTGCGCGCCGACAGCTGGCCACGACGGGTTCCGACCACCGGTGTGCCTCGTTACCTGTGGCGATTCCTGCGTTTCAAGCGAAACAGCTAGGACCGGGTCAGGAAGCCCAGCACGACGCTCTCGAACGCGGCCTTGGCCTCGATCATTGCCCAGTGCCCGCAGTTCGGGAACACGTGCAGTTCGGCGTTGGGGATGGTGCGCATCGGGATCAGCGCCATGTCCAGCGGGCTCACGCGGTCGTCGCGGCCCCACGTCAACAGGGTTTCCGCGCTGACCTTGTGCATGAGCGCCCACGGCATCGGCACGTCGGCGGACTTCATCATCGCCATCATCTGTGCGAACGCCGCCTTGCCGTACATCCGGCGGGCAGAGGCCAGCGTCTCCGGGTCGGTGGCCAGCTTCCAGCGTTCCTCAATCAGTTGGTCGGTCACCAACGCCTGGTCGTAGACCATCGAGTTGAGCCAGTCGACGAGGCGCTGCCGGGTCGGGTCCTCGGTGAACTCCTGTAGCAGCCTGATGCCCTCGCTGGGGCCCGGGCTGAAGACATTCGTGCCAATGCCGCCGATGGTCACCAACTTGCCGATGCGGTCCGGGTTGTGGATCGCGAAGTTGATGCCGACACCGCCGCCCATCGAGTTGCCGACGATGTCGACGCGGTCGACGCTCAGCGCGTCAAGGAACGGTGTCACCGCCCCCTGAGCGGTGATCATCGGATGCCCGCCGAAGTCGTCACTGACCCCGAACCCGGGGAATTCCAGGATGAGACAGCGGAAGTGGGCGGCGAACGTCGGGAGAACGCCGCGGAAGTTGCGCCAGCCGGTCACGCCGGGCCCTGATCCATGCAGGAACAGGAGGGTGGGGCCGTCACCCGCGTCGTAGTAGCGCAGCACTCCCGCGGGAGTGGCGATCTCGCGCAGATCGTTCTCGACGTGTTCGGTGAACTCCGGTGTGTTGGGCACGCCGCCACACTGTCACATCGATCCTCCCGCGCCGATGCCGGTATTCCGCTGATCGGTCGTCCCGTTAAGCGGGAAGTCGACTCTGCCGGGGCACACCGGGCTGCCACTGTTGCCGATCTAGCCACCGTTCGTCCGCCCAGCAGCAGTTCAGCGAGGAGTGCCCATGCCACGCCAAGGTGCGCTTCTGCCTAGGGGTTTGGCGTCGCCGATGCAGGCGGTTGGTGGGTTGTTTGCGATGGGGGTGGATGCGTTCAGGTTCATTTTTGTGCGGCCGTTTCAGTGGCGGGAGTTTTTGGAGCAGTCGTGGTTTGTGGCGCGGGTGTCGTTGGCGCCGACGTTGTTGGTGGCGATTCCGTTCACGGTGTTGGTGAGTTTTGTGCTCAATATCTTGTTGCGGGAGTTGGGTGCGGCTGATCTGTCGGGTGCGGGGGCGGCGTTTGGTGCGGTGACTCAGGTGGGTCCGTTGGTGACGGTGTTGATCGTGGCTGGGGCCGGGGCCACGGCGATGTGTGCTGATCTGGGGTCGCGGACGATTCGTGAGGAGATCGACGCGATGGAGGTGTTGGGGATCAATCCGGTGCAGCGGTTGGTGACCCCGCGGATGTTGGCCTCGGGTCTGGTGGCGTTGTTGCTCAATTCGTTGGTGGTGATCATCGGGATTTTGGGTGGGTATTTCTTCTCGGTGTTCGTTCAGGATGTGAACCCGGGGGCGTTCGCGGCGGGGATCACGTTGTTGACCGGGGTGCCCGAGGTGATCATCTCGTGTGTGAAGGCGGCGTTGTTCGGGTTGTTCGCCGGGTTGATCGCGTGTTATCGGGGGTTGACGATCACCGGGGGTGGGGCCAAGGCGGTGGGTAATGCGGTCAACGAGACGGTGGTGTTCGCGTTCATGGCGTTGTTTGTGATCAACGTGGTGGTCACCGCGATCGGCATCCAGTTGACGGCCAAGTAGCGGGCGGGGGCTCAATCGTGGCGCTTCGAGCGACGTATCCGCGTTTGACCCGGGCGGTGACACGTCCGGTTGGTGTGTTGTCGCGGATCGGGGATCAGACGCTGTTCTTTGGTCGGGCCATCGGTGGGACTCCGCATGCCGCGGTGCACTTCCGCAAGGAGATTGTGCGGTTGATCGCTGAGATCTCCATGGGTGCTGGTGTGTTGGCGATGATCGGCGGCACGCTGGTGATTGTCGGGTTCTTGACGTTGGCCACTGGTGGCACGCTGGCGGTGCAGGGTTACTCCTCGCTGGGCAATATCGGTATCGAGGCGTTGACGGGGTTTTTGGCGGCGTTCATCAATGTGCGGATCTCGGCGCCGGTGGTGGCTGGGATCGGGTTGGCGGCGACGTTTGGTGCCGGGGTGACCGCGCAGTTGGGGGCGATGCGGATCAACGAGGAGATCGACGCGTTGGAGTCGATGGGGATCCGGCCGATCGAGTATCTGGTGTCGACGCGGTTGGTGGCGGGGATGATCGCGATCACTCCGCTGTACTCGATCGCGGTGATCTTGTCGTTCATGGCGTCTCGGTTCACCACGGTGGTGTTGTTCGGTCAGTCCGGGGGGCTCTATGACCATTACTTCGGGACGTTTCTGAATCCGATCGATCTGTTGTGGTCGTTCTTTCAGGCGTTGTTGATGGCGCTGTCGATCCTGTTGGTGCACACCTATTACGGCTACTACGCCACCGGCGGGCCCTCGGGGGTCGGGGTGGCCGTGGGTAACGCGGTGCGCACCTCCCTGATCATCGTGGTCTCGGTGACCCTGCTGGTCTCACTTGCCGTCTACGGCTCCAACGGCAACTTCAACCTGTCGGGATAGGGAGAACTGCAGCCGATGAAACCAGACACCCGGCGCCTGCTGGTGGGGTCGAGCGCCGTGCTCGTACTCATGGCGATCGTTGTCCTCTCGGTCGGAATGTTCCGTGGAAGCTTCACGAAAACCGTTCCCGTGACCGTTATCTCAGATCGCGCCGGACTGGTGATGAACCCCGACGCACGGGTGAAACTGCACGGTGCGGAGGTCGGCAATGTGGAGTCCATTGAGCCGCGACCCGACGGCACTGCTGTCCTGCATCTCGCCATCGATCCCTCGCGCCTGGATCTGATACCCGAGAACGTCGGCGTCGACATCACCTCGTCCACGGTGTTCGGTGCCAAGTTCGTCGAACTCGTGCCGCCGAATGATCCCTCCGACCAGTCGCTACGGGCCGGTCAGGTGATCCAGGGGCAGCACGTCACTGTCGAGATCAACACGATCTTCCAGCAGTTGGTGTCGGTTCTCGACAAGATCGAACCCGTCAAGCTCAACGAGACGCTGGGGGCGCTGTCCGCGGGTATCAGCGGCAGGGGCGAGAAGCTCGGCCAGACACTGGTGGAACTCGATGAGTTGCTGGTGAAGCTCGACCCCAGCCTGTCCAACCTCAGTCACGAAATCGCCGTGGCCCCAGAGGTGCTCAACACCTATGCAGACGTGACACCGGACCTCCTTGCCACGGTGCGCAATTCGACCCAGATCAGCGACACGATTGTCGACTC from Mycolicibacterium sp. YH-1 harbors:
- a CDS encoding acyl-CoA dehydrogenase family protein, coding for MSQRVLDRVMELADQFKEQAVEAEKLGQLPDTTVKSMKAIGSIRLLQPESHGGLEVHPREFAETVMATAALDPAAGWINGVVGVHPYQLAYADPRVADEVWGDDIDTWVASPYAPQGVARPVEGGYVFNGRWQFSSGTDACDWIILGAMLGGDDGKPLMPPTMLHMILPRSDYEIVPDSWDVVGLRGTGSKDVIVKDAFVPDYRTMDGTKVMDGSAQIEAGMTKTLYKMPWSTMFPLGISSATIGICEGALAAHLDYQRERVGASGTAIKDDPYVMYEIGEAAAEINASRQALLGNVDMVYDLVDSGAEVTFEQRAAVRRSQVRAVWRAVTAVDQIFARSGGNALRMDKPLQRYWRDAHAGMAHAIHVPGTVYHASALSALGVDPQGPLRAMI
- a CDS encoding mycofactocin-coupled SDR family oxidoreductase; protein product: MSGLTDKVVVVTGAAQGTGRAHCERFAQEGADVIALDTDTATADLSATAALVERHGRRCITATADIRDGDEMTAAIDQGVEELGRLDVIVANAGIHATGAPTWEITEEAWHGTLDVNLTGTWHTVKAGVPHIGAEGGSVVIISSTNGLRGTANSAHYTASKHAVVGLARSLANELGAHQIRVNTVHPGAVGTAMVLNEATFRRLRPDLERPTAEDAAEVLRARNLLPVAWVEPVDVANAVVFLASDEARYITGTQLVVDAGLTQRTT
- a CDS encoding 2Fe-2S iron-sulfur cluster binding domain-containing protein translates to MADVDAHATQTAAVVEVDLDGTQHRLTWPRDRSLVDTMLDAGIDVPHSCREGHCGSCVATVLTGRVAMAECDILEPADIAEGLVLACQARPVSDDVHIEF
- a CDS encoding flavin-containing monooxygenase yields the protein MNGDGEVVDAVVVGAGFAGIYALHRLRAQGLSVRVFEAAPEVGGTWYYNRYPGARCDVESVDYCYSFSSELEQEWDWSEKYATQAEILRYLNWVTDKLDLRTGITFNTRVTAAVLDEQSLHWTVRTHTGEAVRARFCIMATGPLSAALTPDFDGLNTFTGDIHHTAHWPHHPVDFTGKRVAVIGTGSSGIQSVPLIAEQAEQLYVFQRTPNYSVPAGNQPLTDDDRMRVKADYAERRRLSWRSGGGSPHIAHPRLTMDVTPEERRDAFETRWQLGGVLFSKTFSDQMIDAVANDEARKFYEQKVRSIIDDPDVAELLIPTDHPIGTKRICTDTNYFQTFNRPNVKLISVRSTPIESIDATGINTSDAHYDVDAIVLATGFDAMTGALDKIDIVGRGGHRLRDDWVDGPRTYLGLGVDGFPNMFLVSGPGAPAVLANMVLHAEAHVNWIADAIGHLDAHGYGAIEATVDAVDAWIAECNQRADATLFPKANSWYLGANVPGKPRVFMLFIGGFAVYLDICRDIADAGYKGFSLLKVS
- the bphC gene encoding biphenyl-2,3-diol 1,2-dioxygenase; the protein is MSELKSLGYVKVQATDIPRWRRFAFDVLGFAQGSGPDEDSLYLRMDERAARIVVQPGDSDRIVSVGWEVRDGAALQRVKVALDAAGVPFKELSLAEADARRVEAVIAFDDPAGTAVEVFHGPVLDHSPVVTPFGARFLTGDQGLGHVVLPALDVPGLFEFYTEVLGFRSRGAFRVPTPPEFGPVRVRFLGINERHHSLAICPAATVRDPGLIHLMVEVDSLDAVGQALDRVNKDGFQLSSTLGRHTNDKMVSFYVRAPGDWDIEFGTEGMRVDESHYTAEEITADSYWGHEWVSDLSAAMRP
- a CDS encoding FAD-dependent oxidoreductase, yielding MGQRSFGGDATVTADAVDSDVYPRSADDVDTWDLEADVVIVGYGIAGAAAAVEAASAGADVLVVERTGGWGGAAAMAGGFIYLGGGTALQKACGFDDSAHNMEAFLNVAMGPGADERRIADYCAGSVEHFDWLVQCGVPFKPEFWGEPGWEPPGDQGLMFTGGENAFPFNTIAQPAPRGHVPQMADKRAGERSGGYMLMKPLVDTAASLGVRAAYDVRAESLIVQADGRVVGLMAHRYGQPLAIRARRGVVLASGSFAYNDAMVMQYAPRLAGRPAASIEQHDGQSIRMAQALGADLAHMDATEVAFLIDPQQTVRGILVNERGQRYVAEDMYSGRIGQVTLYHQNDTAYLIIDSDAQEEAMAATSATPLLKRPATWVCETVAELEGEIGLPAGSLQATVDAYNAAAARGEDPLLHKKREWLKPVGAPVGAIDLRASCAGFTLGGLQTTLDGEVLHVAGKPIPGLYAAGRCTAGLAAWGYASGVSLGDGSFYGRRAGRAAAKG